Genomic segment of Thiohalomonas denitrificans:
TAGCGGCTGTAGGTCGGGCTTTAGCCCGTCACAAACGCTAGACGGCCTGAAGGCCGACCTACAGTCTCCAGCGCCGGCCTGGTATGCGGCTCAGTGCCGGCCGAGGAGCTGTTTGGGCCGGACGCCAGCCGCTAGCAGGGCTGTGATGTAGAGGAGCGCTCCGGCGCCAATGAGGAGGGCAAGCTGACTTGAGCGGCGCCATACGTCCCACGCAATCCATTCACCCAGTGGGGGGGTGGTCCACAGAAGAAACGCCGCGAGCAGCCCGTTTGCCAGTAAAAGCTGCAGTCCGAAGCGTCCCCATTCGGGGAGGGCCCTGTAGATACCATCCTGCCGCAAGCGGCGCCACAGCATTCCGGCATTCAGGAACGCGGCGCAGGCCGTGGCCAGGGCCAGACCGGCGTGAGGGCCCGGCAGCCCGGCGAACACCATCGGCACCACGAAAAGGATGTTCATGCCCATATTGGCAAACATCGCCTTCACCCCGATTCCCACCGGAGTGCGGGTATCCTGCCGCGCAAAAAAGCCGGGGGCCAGTACCTTCACCAGCATGAAGCCCACCAGACCGACGGCATAGGCCATCAGACTCAGGCGGGCCATTCGCACGTCTTCCACCAGGAATTCCCCATGCTGGAACAGCGTGGCAAGGATTGGCCCCGCCAACAGTGCCAGACCCACCGCTGCCGGCAGACCGATCAGCAACACCCAGCGCACCGCCCAGTCGAGCATCTCACCGAAGGCCTCCCGGTCGGCTTCGGCATTTTTGGAGGAGAGGCTCGGCAGGATCACGGTAGCCAGGGCAATGCCGAACACCCCCAACGGAAACTCCACCAGGCGGTCCGAGTAATAGAGCCAGGAGACACTGCCGGTTACCAGAAACGAGGCGATCACCGTGTCCAGCAGCAGATTGATCTGGGCCACCGAGGAGCCGAAGACCGCCGGCCCCATGAGCCGCAGGATGCGCCGCACGCCCTCGTGGCGCCAGTTCAGACGGGGACGGGGCAAAAGCCCCAGGCGCGCAAGCGCAGGAAGCTGGAACAGCAGCTGTACCACGCCCGCAGCAAACACGGCCCAGGCCAGGGCCATTACCGGCGGCGCGAAAAACTGCACACCCCAGTAGGCGGCAACGATAAAGATGATATTCAGCCAGACCGGCGTCACCGCCGGGATGGCGAAC
This window contains:
- the murJ gene encoding murein biosynthesis integral membrane protein MurJ, with protein sequence MMQVMSRSLLKSTAVVGGFTLISRVLGFVRDVAFATVFGAGAGTDAFFVAFKIPNFMRRLFAEGAFSQSFVPVLSEYKSRFGQEAVRELIASVAGVLGLVLLALTLLAMLGSSLVVGIFAPGFLDEPEKFALAAEMLRITFPYLLFISLTALAGGILNSYGRFAIPAVTPVWLNIIFIVAAYWGVQFFAPPVMALAWAVFAAGVVQLLFQLPALARLGLLPRPRLNWRHEGVRRILRLMGPAVFGSSVAQINLLLDTVIASFLVTGSVSWLYYSDRLVEFPLGVFGIALATVILPSLSSKNAEADREAFGEMLDWAVRWVLLIGLPAAVGLALLAGPILATLFQHGEFLVEDVRMARLSLMAYAVGLVGFMLVKVLAPGFFARQDTRTPVGIGVKAMFANMGMNILFVVPMVFAGLPGPHAGLALATACAAFLNAGMLWRRLRQDGIYRALPEWGRFGLQLLLANGLLAAFLLWTTPPLGEWIAWDVWRRSSQLALLIGAGALLYITALLAAGVRPKQLLGRH